Genomic window (Oncorhynchus keta strain PuntledgeMale-10-30-2019 unplaced genomic scaffold, Oket_V2 Un_contig_6244_pilon_pilon, whole genome shotgun sequence):
atacttggggtccaacatgtacgctgccgcgagtatgggcttcaggcagaagtcttcacacttttgatgtatttcagaactacagtttcctctgcttggagcaacagtgaagtgggcagggcagtacggatttcttctctgCAAGCaaagtctgaacatcagacaggatggcattgtctccatcaatctgtgcaatggctactgctataggtttcaggagtttcaggctgcttaccactctctccaaAAAAATACACCACCCAGGAGGaccctcttgatggggctgtctatatcagcagactgtgatatggccatttattggagagactccttcccctccaggagactgtcaaacacgatgacaacaccaccccaacgggtgttgctgggcagcttcaatgtggtgctcttattcttctcactttgcttggtgaggtagtttgctgctataacttgatgacccttcacatacctaaccatttacTTGGCTCTCTTGtcgagtgtatccattgttttcagtgccatgatgtccttgaggagcagattcaatgcatgagcagcacagccaatggatGTGAGGGtaagactcctccactttagaccaagcagccttcatgttcgcagcattgtctgtcaccagtgcaaataccttctggggtccaaggtcattgatgaatgccttcagctcatctgcaatgtagagacctgtgtgtctgttgtcgCTTGTGTCtctgctcttgtagaatactggttgaggggtggagatgaagtagttaattattccttgcccacgaacattcgtccacccatcagagatgattgcaatacaggctgctttctctatgatttgcttgaccttcacttgaactcggTTGAAGTGCAtttgcatccagcaaatgagtagataaagcatatctggttggaggggtgtatgctgggcgaagaacattcagaaatctcttacAGTACATTTGTCTGACTACGTTCATCcgtttctctgactacgttcatccaaacttctgattccaggagaaccatgagctgttgctatcgataaggtgtccgattcatcattttcacctcgaatagaagtagagggacttttgtcagaggttgcttgttgtgagtgctgagggaactttactcgcttggccagatgattctgcatctttgttgcaatCTTcccatatgatttggcacagtatttgcaaatgtacacagcttttccttctacattggTTGCAGTGAAGTGTCTCCACAAATCAGATCGTGCCTGTAGcagtttcctgtaaagattagaaaaaaatgagcaaaaaaacaacaaatacaattccatgtacagataaatagttaagtagTTAGATtaaactcctttgtaagataaatgttttaaattgAAACATGTATAGAAACAGGtcaattaacactcctcagttagcaggctcaagcaagctaaaaaccTATGGTGGCAAAAACTAACTAgaagaaattgttaacaagttagaaatgatttaaacacactttgttgTAGgatactatttactagttaacaaaataATAATGTAGGTCATATAAAAtctattcaccccacccagtactgtaatcaaaacttaccagaaagcatgtagtctgtgactcagacagtgtagtagtgtgtgctcaatagcatctcactagtgtgcaagatcttgagaatcagctgtacatgtgatggaagaatgcactgtgcttGCAgtgggttgcaattccattgaattggggatagtttgaCCAAAATATGCCAcgagacctagaattgccttatgtgtatcccacaaaaaaggttattttttgatgaatttaagaaAAATTCCAGgacttaacttcccatggaaaaatTCTGGAAATTTATCGGAAAGTTTCTGACCCTTTGCAAACCTTTTTTTTttgttcatctttatttaacctggtaggctagttgagaacaagttctcatttacaactgtgacctggcgaATTTGGAGTTAGATTTGTTTATTCTAAATGATGTATTCAAGCAGAAGGAATACAGATCAAAAGTATCATGGATGTAGAATGACAAGTGAGACAGAAGGTGCTTATGCAGTTTCTGGTGATCTTACTTACCTGGTGGCTGATGAAGCTTGAACAGGAATTTCAGTTTGTTGGTGAAAGTGCCACTGTACaaaatgtctgcagaaagaaCAACATTTGCATGAAGGGTTGCATGAGTTTGATGCAGGATTAGATGTGACATACCGTTCACACAGATAATGGTGAAAACGGAGGGTGGGCACAGACACAGATAATGGTGAAAACGGAGGGTGGGCACAGCGATCATAGACCTGTAGCAATGCATCAGAGCACTGGTCTAGCCTTACCCAGGGCACAGCAGAACTCTTTGAAGTTGACAAGGCCATCCTGGTTCTCATCCAGTAGGCGGAAGGCCCAGAGGAAGAGGGCATCGTTGCCGCTGCAGAGGGACCATGGCTCCAGGAGGGAGAAGAGCACCCTGAACTGATGGAAGCCCAGCTGGTACTGCTCCAGATAGGCCAGGCTGGGGTCGTGGTGTAGCAGCACTGGGCTGTTCATCGTCCAGTAGCAGCTGAGGAAATGTTGCCTCTGGAAACACATTGAAGTACTCAATTTCCAGCAGTTAAATCTGGCTTTTCAACAAATTTCAATTTTTCATGCCAGTCATGTCAACTCTGTGTCTATGAGAAGGAATATTAATGCATGTAGTGTACAGTATGCAGAAGTGATTGTGATACCTTGAACAATGAATAAAGGTTATCAAGCTGGGGAGCACTGAACTTTACTTCTTGTGACACTACCCGTAGCTGAGGAAAAAGTAAATATCAATTAATCCTACATAATATTGTTGTAAACAATGCCAAAAGGTTGCAATGGAAGTTTGAGGATGTGCCACTCACCACATTTTGTTTAGTCGTATCCTCTAATGTTTGGATTACATACAGTTTGTTTCTTTTCCGCATGCGCTCTACTTCCTCTGATTTCATGTCTCCATATTTCTATAAGCAAATTAAAAAGGCTAAATGACAAGCCTGACATTGAGACATGGGGTCAGTCCTAGCAACACTGACCGTTACAGTACCTCATAGGCTTCTTTGATGAGATCACTGATGTCCACCTTGGAGAGGGATGATGCTTTGTCGTTGTTCCCCACTGAGTTTTGCTGCACTGTTTGTGGTAGAGGACTGTCCTTATTGGTCACATTATCGAAAAACCTGCCAGGGCAAACAGAGCAGCAGTTAAGTAACATGAACAAGATGGGCATTCCTGTAGAATTAACTCACTGTTTTGGAGATTGTTACTTCACAATCCAACATAAACCTAATACAGTACTTTGAAATAACCAATTCAGTTGACCTTCAGATCTCGCCCTCTCTGTGTTGACACTCACTTGCTGAGGATGGTGACTGCCTCAGCGTCGTCATGGGAGCTGATCAAACCCTCCATGTTGTAGTCGAGCACAGCCAGGCCCAGCTGCAGGATGGCTTTGATGCCGTCGTAGAAGAAGCAGTCAACCACGTTGACAGCACTCTCTATGGGCAGGACACTGATAAACAGGGTGAGGAACCaggacagggacacagaggagaagAAGGTCAGGTCTGTCATGTGCTCCGTCAGCTGGGTGAGGTGCATTCGGATCAGCTCCTCAAACACTGCCTGGTCCACCAGGGCACCTGAGGAAATACAAGATATTTGTAAACAGGATTTATAGCAGTTATGGGAGAAAGTGTAAGCCAGGTATTCAGtatcaaacacacatacagtgcatatATTTAACGTGATGCAACACTGAAAATTATATTGTTATTCAGCTGCGTCTCGCACCAATGATCCTGCGGTTAAAGTAGTCAGGCAGCATCCTCTCACAGACAGCCACTAGCAGCCAGAAAGCCTCCTCCTCTTTAGCATAGAGCAACAGGACTGACGTCAGGATGTTCATGGCCTTCACAAGAGAAAAGGAGGATAGATGTAAAGATGCCTATGAGCTTTTTGAGAGAAAGAACGCAGGGAAGTGTTATAGGGGTTTCTAGCTTAGCACCTGGCAATAGCCGATTTTGGGGTTCCTGTAGGCATATGCAGTGAGGACTCTGCGCAGGGCAGAGATGCCCGTGTCGCTCTGGAAGGCAGGGTGCTCTGGTAGGGAGCGGTgcaggtctctctctatctcatcagTGGCAAGGGTGCTGGTCCCCAGAGACTTATCCACTATCTCACTGTAATACCCAGGGTTAACGGCCATGTCATTGACTGCACCTATGGTACCAAGGCAAAACACCACACCATATTTAAATAAAACACATATTGCAAAACATTAAAGACACCACACTTTTACACATCAGTGAAGGAGACATATGAGCCAAATAACAGTGAAAGAGCCATATCAAACAGAACCTGAGAAGAGCATCCAGAGCTCTCCTCTTAAGGCCTCAGGGACACCACGCACAATCAGGTCTCGTGTCTTCTTGGTACAGAACATACTGGTGCCACGGCCATACTCTGAGAAGTGGATGTTCCATGACTGCTCCTTCATCTTCTCCTTTAGCTGTCAGGCACAGAGATTAAACAGCGGAATAAGAAATTAGCTGTCAAGGCTGAGACACCTAGACAGTACAAGGAGAGCACATTCTCACACTGGGTGGAAAAAACAGCACTCCTAGAGAAACCAGAAATTGTATATTTCTTCATATTAGGAGAGGTCATATTTTAAAATAAAATCCCACCATTTTGGGATCCAGGTTTTCAGCATCCTGGGGGTGGAACACAGTCATGAGGGCCTCATTGCTGACAGTCTTGCTGCTCTCCTTCTGTCCCACCATCATAGCCACCTCCTCTGGGTTGTCCTCAAAGTGATTGATGAGGTTTTGGCACTCCCCTCTGATGCCCTGCAAGGCTCAGTGAACCCACAGTTTGTTTTCAATGGCAGCAATTAGAGCCTGGCAGATATTTTTAATTTGGTCCAGTTGGTTACACACTGCCAAATGTCAAACGAACTAACATGTTCATGCAAGTATTTTGTTTATTGGGCAAAAATGCTCATGTTAAATCCATCTATGATCATCATGGAGCATCACTTGTGTGTCCCAGCCAAGCGTTATAATACTTTAGTTTAGGTCTTCCAACAACATTTGGGAGGAAAATAGTGCAATAGTTGCTCTAACTACGACGTGCAGTGAATGTATTCAGTAGCCTATATCCCCTGTATAGCCCCGATCTAACCTAATCTGCATAGGATGTGCTCATAAATATGCTGCTACTCACAAAATGTTTCAGAGAAACCAAGTTCTGATAATGCGTGCATTTGATCAAATGCTCATTGTCAAACAACCAATAATACTGCACATCTCTGCTTCTTTTCTTTTCACACCTGCAGTGAAACACACCACGGTACGAATGGAAATGGACCGAGATCACCCTTTTTAAGAGAAGGTGCATTGTTTGGTGCGCTCCCGAGTGCAGTTAGAGTGTTCACACCAGTTCAAATTAACCGAACCAAGGGGGTAAACGCACCAGAGTGAGGAAAAACGGTTTAACCAATTTGATGTGAAAGCCCCCTTAGACACATTTGGAGGGTTGCAGACGGACTGGAATTGTCCCCTTGGGGCAGAGACCGAGCAGTAAGAAGGTCCAAAACAGGAAGTTAGTCACCTCAGTTGATGCAGAGTGTTGAGGACTGGCAGTCATCCCACACCTCCTGCGGATTGCATTGCCGAGATGCTCAAAGTCCCGAACTTCAGAGAACCTCAGAGCCCTCTTAccccgcacacacacagtcaaagcCCTGCTGCTACGGTCCGGTTTCTCCACACCAATCACCTGCAAGGATAGGTGTTTGGGTCAACAACCTTGAGCAAAACCACTGAGCCACCAAGGTTATTAAATTAGTTTAGTGTCAAGGTAGTGTGCTGTGTCTTGCCTCTCTCATGGGGATGATGACGTGGCACTGGCTGCCATCCTGGCTAGCGAAACACAGGTagctctcagacagacagatcttCCCAAGCGTGTTGAAGTGGCTGAATGGAACCCATAGGAAGCTCTCATAAACCTCCAGCAGGTTCTCCTCTTTAGGCAGCCTGAAGAAGGCCCGGAATTGCTCATTTCTAGCATTAGTTTCCAAGCCTCTGAAGGAGAGCAAAAAATAAAAGTAGTGAAAAGGGGAGGACAGCTTGAGAGCatggaggtaaaaaaaaaatcaatatcATCTCCTTTCACTATGGTGTCCTGAAATAACTTGTCAAATATGAGTAAAAAAGAACAGTGACAGGCAGTATACCTCTTGGTGATCTGTAatgggtctgagagagagggcTCTTCCTGGAAGGTCTCCTTATCAAATAGGCGTTTGATGGAGTAGTCAGCAAGCTGCTCCATGATCAGAAAGGTCTCACTGAGGTGTAGGAACATCGAGAAGTAGTGGTCCTCCCCATTGGCCAACACATGAATGCTCTCCGTCAGAATGACATTGGACGTTTTCTCCAGCCTCCAGATCTCATTCCACGAGACTACAAGCTTCACTGAAGTGGAAAAATATTATCTTTAATGAGTAACTCGCTGCCCTTCTGTCATGACATGGAATGATAACTGTATCCAAATACAAGTAAACGGATGAAGCCTGACAGTTCCTGCATTTAAGTGACTGTTAGTCAACAGTGAGGGCTTGTTCAGGTTTCTGTCTCGTCTCACCCTCAGAGCCCAGCAGATATGAGTAGAAGGACAGGAAGTTGGTGCTGAGGTAGAGCCAGCCCTGGCAGGGCACGCGGCCCCTCCAGTAGCTACAGGAGTAGTAGGTGACCAGCTTCTCCTTCTGAGGGAGGTCAAACCATTTCTCAAACCTCAGCAGTGCTTCACGGAACTTCTCAGGGTCGTCCTCCTGCACGCCTGACACCTTCCCTTCCTCAGCAATCAAACCCtttatagagagaagaggaggacaacATCTCTCTCATGGTCACTGAAGGAAACAAATATAATTAGCAGTCTAAACACATCAGCATGCTATCTCCATTCTGTAACATTTATGTCAAGGCATATAAATTAGCATCATATCGTTTCTTAAATTCACATTTTTATTACAAACCTACTATCATTTTCTTAGCTTTCAATAAACAGTCAAAGGTTTTcatatcagtgaatcagtgaaagACCATAATCACCACCAACTGTTTTCAAAGAGTAAGCACTTGCTGCATCAGTAGGCTTCACTATATTAATACATCATTAAGTCTGTAGGAGGCCTCCATCTCCCTGTGAGAGTGGCAGAGATCAACAATAGCAGTGTCTGTGTAAACTGTGTGTTTAATTATCTGTAGCGATTACTTACTCTGATCTTGCCCTGCACAAAGCTGGTGATGTCATCGCTGGAGTCAAACACAGACAAGGTTCTCATGATGTTCTTCTCCAGCCACTCCCAGTGTTGGTTGATCTCCTCCTTGGTGCCACCTAATCACAGGGAAAACTCAGTCACAATGGAAAGGAAACTGTTTACACTATGCATGACTAAGCCATCTATTGTCACAAAATGGGAAACGAGTGTTGACTAAAATACAATCTGAAAAGGTTGTTATTACATGATTGATTGTAGTTATTACATGACTGTAGCCTTTAATGTTTACTTGTGGCTATTCTGACAATGGGGATAGTTGAGAAAATGTAGAGTAAAAACTCTCACCACATGCTATTGACCAGTAGATCTGAGAGTCCGGTGTCTGGTGTAGAATGCGAAATGGAGCGACCTTAGACGTGGAATCCATCATCGTATCAAGAGTTCCAACCAGAAGACCTGTCAAAAAAGTAAGTAACAATCATACTTCCCATTAACAGTCAGACATTAGACATGCATGATAAGACATTTTAAAATCATGAGGCAATTTCATGCCTATTGATTTTACAGTATCGAGCAAACAAAACAGCCCTCCCACCTGGGTAACATAGAATAGTGGAAAACTCATTGTGCTGATTATCATCACATTCAAGTGTCCTGCCTGTCGTGGTTCAAACCAACAGTGTTGTGTTACCTATCTAGGACTGTAGTTGCCTTCATATATTATTAACAACATTAATTATTAGTACAAGGTACTGCTATCCTGGCCCGACTGCATCAGCAGCATCTATGGCTGCTGGGCTGGGGGATCATGACACAGCTGTACAGTGGCCTTAACCTCGCCCCCAGGTTAATTGCTACCAAGAGCCGGCTGGTGGACTAGACCACATCTATGAACTGATGACACAGAGTTCATTTACCCTGTAAATCATCCATTATAAAAGTTTGGCAGAATTTCTACGTAGAAAACCTGTGCATCTGCAAGGGCCCAATTAAGTGAGCAGGTATCCCTAAATAATAGCCTGCCCTCTGCCCTGTGGCCATTTGAGATTTACATCTGGATACTTCAGGATAAAAAGGTCCTTGAGTTAGAGGGGGCTTCAGGGGAGACGTTGAACAGGAAGGAGGAGAGCAGACCCTGGTTCCACCATAATTAGCCCAGTCAGAAGAGAAAGCTATTGTGTTCCACTTCATCAAAACCCATTACTTACCTGTAATTATAGCTCTGATGTTCTGAGGGACAGAGCTAGATGGTGTTCTCAGTGTCCCTCTTTTTTACGGAGACATGTACCATTACTATCGGTAGACTACAACCACTGGCACCGGCAGCTTCAATAGACTAGAAGGACACCAGATTGCCATTTTTTGTTTTAGAGATGTGGCAAATGTGAAAGTTAGCTATTCTGTTTCAGTCAAGTGGATTACTGTGATCAACAGCTGATAATTGGCTTGTCAGAGGCTGTGTGACCATGTGCAAGAAAAACTACTATTATTGGGAAACGGAC
Coding sequences:
- the LOC118391339 gene encoding TBC1 domain family member 8B-like isoform X3; this encodes MWLKPEEILLKNALKLWVAEKGNEYFVLQRRRGYGEGGGGLTGLLVGTLDTMMDSTSKVAPFRILHQTPDSQIYWSIACGGTKEEINQHWEWLEKNIMRTLSVFDSSDDITSFVQGKIRGLIAEEGKVSGVQEDDPEKFREALLRFEKWFDLPQKEKLVTYYSCSYWRGRVPCQGWLYLSTNFLSFYSYLLGSEVKLVVSWNEIWRLEKTSNVILTESIHVLANGEDHYFSMFLHLSETFLIMEQLADYSIKRLFDKETFQEEPSLSDPLQITKRGLETNARNEQFRAFFRLPKEENLLEVYESFLWVPFSHFNTLGKICLSESYLCFASQDGSQCHVIIPMREVIGVEKPDRSSRALTVCVRGKRALRFSEVRDFEHLGNAIRRRCGMTASPQHSASTEGIRGECQNLINHFEDNPEEVAMMVGQKESSKTVSNEALMTVFHPQDAENLDPKMLKEKMKEQSWNIHFSEYGRGTSMFCTKKTRDLIVRGVPEALRGELWMLFSGAVNDMAVNPGYYSEIVDKSLGTSTLATDEIERDLHRSLPEHPAFQSDTGISALRRVLTAYAYRNPKIGYCQAMNILTSVLLLYAKEEEAFWLLVAVCERMLPDYFNRRIIGALVDQAVFEELIRMHLTQLTEHMTDLTFFSSVSLSWFLTLFISVLPIESAVNVVDCFFYDGIKAILQLGLAVLDYNMEGLISSHDDAEAVTILSKFFDNVTNKDSPLPQTVQQNSVGNNDKASSLSKVDISDLIKEAYEKYGDMKSEEVERMRKRNKLYVIQTLEDTTKQNVLRVVSQEVKFSAPQLDNLYSLFKRQHFLSCYWTMNSPVLLHHDPSLAYLEQYQLGFHQFRVLFSLLEPWSLCSGNDALFLWAFRLLDENQDGLVNFKEFCCALDILYSGTFTNKLKFLFKLHQPPGNCYRHDLICGDTSLQPM
- the LOC118391339 gene encoding TBC1 domain family member 8B-like isoform X2 codes for the protein MWLKPEEILLKNALKLWVAEKGNEYFVLQRRRGYGEGGGGLTGLLVGTLDTMMDSTSKVAPFRILHQTPDSQIYWSIACGGTKEEINQHWEWLEKNIMRTLSVFDSSDDITSFVQGKIRGLIAEEGKVSGVQEDDPEKFREALLRFEKWFDLPQKEKLVTYYSCSYWRGRVPCQGWLYLSTNFLSFYSYLLGSEVKLVVSWNEIWRLEKTSNVILTESIHVLANGEDHYFSMFLHLSETFLIMEQLADYSIKRLFDKETFQEEPSLSDPLQITKRGLETNARNEQFRAFFRLPKEENLLEVYESFLWVPFSHFNTLGKICLSESYLCFASQDGSQCHVIIPMREVIGVEKPDRSSRALTVCVRGKRALRFSEVRDFEHLGNAIRRRCGMTASPQHSASTEGIRGECQNLINHFEDNPEEVAMMVGQKESSKTVSNEALMTVFHPQDAENLDPKMLKEKMKEQSWNIHFSEYGRGTSMFCTKKTRDLIVRGVPEALRGELWMLFSGAVNDMAVNPGYYSEIVDKSLGTSTLATDEIERDLHRSLPEHPAFQSDTGISALRRVLTAYAYRNPKIGYCQAMNILTSVLLLYAKEEEAFWLLVAVCERMLPDYFNRRIIGALVDQAVFEELIRMHLTQLTEHMTDLTFFSSVSLSWFLTLFISVLPIESAVNVVDCFFYDGIKAILQLGLAVLDYNMEGLISSHDDAEAVTILSKFFDNVTNKDSPLPQTVQQNSVGNNDKASSLSKVDISDLIKEAYEKYGDMKSEEVERMRKRNKLYVIQTLEDTTKQNVLRVVSQEVKFSAPQLDNLYSLFKRQHFLSCYWTMNSPVLLHHDPSLAYLEQYQLGFHQFRVLFSLLEPWSLCSGNDALFLWAFRLLDENQDGLVNFKEFCCALDILYSGTFTNKLKFLFKLHQPPVSDLPEDGVIRKSPERGKGKVDLQAYLKQWQDEILKKEESIKDLPRINQAQFIQFSKTLYNLFHGDPEEESLYRAVARVTSLLLRMEEVGRRLQEPTSPTQAAPEGALLNREAYSTPERSSDTPCATITLEAGSIPQEVEWSFAFEQILASLLNEPVLVRFFERPVDIQARLDHAKGAQLKAKTNK
- the LOC118391339 gene encoding TBC1 domain family member 8B-like isoform X1, which produces MWLKPEEILLKNALKLWVAEKGNEYFVLQRRRGYGEGGGGLTGLLVGTLDTMMDSTSKVAPFRILHQTPDSQIYWSIACGGTKEEINQHWEWLEKNIMRTLSVFDSSDDITSFVQGKIRGLIAEEGKVSGVQEDDPEKFREALLRFEKWFDLPQKEKLVTYYSCSYWRGRVPCQGWLYLSTNFLSFYSYLLGSEVKLVVSWNEIWRLEKTSNVILTESIHVLANGEDHYFSMFLHLSETFLIMEQLADYSIKRLFDKETFQEEPSLSDPLQITKRGLETNARNEQFRAFFRLPKEENLLEVYESFLWVPFSHFNTLGKICLSESYLCFASQDGSQCHVIIPMREVIGVEKPDRSSRALTVCVRGKRALRFSEVRDFEHLGNAIRRRCGMTASPQHSASTEGIRGECQNLINHFEDNPEEVAMMVGQKESSKTVSNEALMTVFHPQDAENLDPKMLKEKMKEQSWNIHFSEYGRGTSMFCTKKTRDLIVRGVPEALRGELWMLFSGAVNDMAVNPGYYSEIVDKSLGTSTLATDEIERDLHRSLPEHPAFQSDTGISALRRVLTAYAYRNPKIGYCQAMNILTSVLLLYAKEEEAFWLLVAVCERMLPDYFNRRIIGALVDQAVFEELIRMHLTQLTEHMTDLTFFSSVSLSWFLTLFISVLPIESAVNVVDCFFYDGIKAILQLGLAVLDYNMEGLISSHDDAEAVTILSKFFDNVTNKDSPLPQTVQQNSVGNNDKASSLSKVDISDLIKEAYEKYGDMKSEEVERMRKRNKLYVIQTLEDTTKQNVLRVVSQEVKFSAPQLDNLYSLFKRQHFLSCYWTMNSPVLLHHDPSLAYLEQYQLGFHQFRVLFSLLEPWSLCSGNDALFLWAFRLLDENQDGLVNFKEFCCALDILYSGTFTNKLKFLFKLHQPPAFTGSPFHSKGQRLPHFIPMTDDLSHLSRLTVSDLPEDGVIRKSPERGKGKVDLQAYLKQWQDEILKKEESIKDLPRINQAQFIQFSKTLYNLFHGDPEEESLYRAVARVTSLLLRMEEVGRRLQEPTSPTQAAPEGALLNREAYSTPERSSDTPCATITLEAGSIPQEVEWSFAFEQILASLLNEPVLVRFFERPVDIQARLDHAKGAQLKAKTNK